One segment of Streptomyces sp. NBC_01463 DNA contains the following:
- the rsmA gene encoding 16S rRNA (adenine(1518)-N(6)/adenine(1519)-N(6))-dimethyltransferase RsmA, translating to MSTTEPDALLGPADIRELAATLGVRPTKQRGQNFVIDANTVRRIVRTAEVRPDDVVVEVGPGLGSLTLALLEAADRVVAVEIDDVLASALPATVAARMPERADRFALVHSDAMLVRELPGPPPTALVANLPYNVAVPVLLTMLDRFPSIERTLVMVQAEVADRLAARPGNKVYGVPSVKANWYTDVKRAGSIGRKVFWPAPNVDSGLVSLVRRSEPVATTASKAEVFAVVDAAFAQRRKTLRAALAGWAGSAPAAEAALVAAGISPQARGEALTVEEFAAIAENKPTGDVPAANESAGSAE from the coding sequence GTGAGCACCACAGAGCCCGACGCCCTCCTGGGCCCCGCAGACATCCGCGAACTGGCCGCGACGCTGGGCGTACGCCCCACCAAGCAGCGCGGCCAGAACTTCGTCATCGACGCCAACACGGTCCGCCGGATCGTGCGCACCGCGGAGGTCCGCCCCGATGACGTGGTGGTCGAGGTCGGCCCCGGTCTGGGCTCGCTGACCCTGGCGCTGCTGGAGGCGGCCGACCGCGTCGTCGCCGTCGAGATCGACGACGTGCTGGCGAGTGCCCTGCCGGCCACGGTCGCGGCCCGGATGCCGGAGCGCGCCGACCGGTTCGCCCTCGTCCACTCCGACGCGATGCTCGTACGGGAGCTGCCGGGACCGCCGCCGACCGCGCTGGTCGCCAACCTTCCGTACAACGTCGCCGTGCCCGTGCTGCTCACCATGCTCGACCGCTTCCCCAGCATCGAGCGGACCCTCGTCATGGTGCAGGCCGAGGTCGCCGACCGGCTGGCCGCCAGGCCCGGCAACAAGGTCTACGGAGTGCCGTCGGTGAAGGCCAACTGGTACACCGACGTCAAGCGCGCCGGCTCCATCGGCCGCAAGGTCTTCTGGCCCGCGCCGAACGTCGACTCCGGGCTCGTCTCGCTGGTGCGCCGGAGCGAGCCCGTCGCGACGACGGCGAGCAAGGCCGAGGTCTTCGCGGTCGTCGACGCCGCCTTCGCCCAGCGCCGCAAGACGCTGCGGGCCGCCCTGGCCGGCTGGGCGGGCTCCGCGCCCGCCGCCGAAGCCGCCCTGGTCGCGGCCGGCATCTCGCCGCAGGCCCGCGGCGAGGCACTGACGGTCGAGGAGTTCGCCGCCATCGCCGAGAACAAGCCCACCGGGGACGTCCCCGCCGCCAACGAGTCCGCCGGGAGTGCCGAGTGA
- the rsmI gene encoding 16S rRNA (cytidine(1402)-2'-O)-methyltransferase, whose protein sequence is MDVVTGTTGTLVLAGTPIGDVADAPPRLAAELETADVVAAEDTRRLRRLTQALGIHTSGRVVSYFEGNESARTPELVEALLGGARVLLVTDAGMPSVSDPGYRLVAAAVEKDIKVTAVPGPSAVLTALALSALPVDRFCFEGFLPRKAGERLGKLREVADERRTMVFFEAPHRLDDTLAAMAEVFGAERRAAVCRELTKTYEEVKRGPLGELAVWAADGVRGEITVVVEGAADSGAEDLDADELVRRVQVREEAGERRKEAIAAVAAAAGLPKREVFDAVVAAKNAARTGPADGKGLS, encoded by the coding sequence ATGGACGTTGTGACTGGAACGACTGGAACGCTGGTACTCGCAGGGACCCCCATCGGCGATGTGGCGGACGCCCCGCCACGCCTCGCCGCCGAACTGGAGACGGCCGATGTCGTCGCCGCCGAGGACACCCGCCGGCTGCGCCGGCTGACCCAGGCGCTGGGCATCCACACCTCGGGGCGCGTCGTCTCCTACTTCGAGGGCAACGAGTCCGCCCGTACGCCCGAACTCGTCGAGGCGCTGCTCGGCGGCGCCCGCGTGCTGCTGGTGACGGACGCCGGGATGCCGTCCGTCTCCGACCCCGGCTACCGGCTGGTCGCCGCGGCCGTGGAGAAGGACATCAAGGTCACCGCGGTGCCGGGCCCCTCGGCGGTGCTCACCGCCCTCGCCCTGTCCGCGCTGCCGGTGGACCGGTTCTGCTTCGAGGGCTTCCTGCCGCGCAAGGCCGGTGAGCGGCTCGGCAAGCTCCGCGAGGTCGCCGACGAGCGCCGCACCATGGTCTTCTTCGAGGCCCCGCACCGGCTCGACGACACCCTCGCCGCGATGGCCGAGGTCTTCGGCGCCGAGCGGCGCGCCGCCGTGTGCCGGGAGCTGACCAAGACGTACGAGGAAGTGAAGCGCGGCCCGCTGGGCGAACTGGCGGTCTGGGCTGCCGACGGCGTGCGCGGCGAGATCACCGTCGTCGTCGAGGGCGCGGCCGACTCCGGGGCCGAGGATCTGGACGCCGATGAGCTGGTGCGCAGGGTGCAGGTGCGCGAGGAGGCGGGGGAGCGGCGCAAGGAGGCGATCGCCGCCGTGGCCGCCGCCGCGGGGCTTCCCAAACGCGAGGTGTTCGACGCGGTCGTCGCAGCAAAGAATGCGGCTCGGACCGGCCCAGCGGACGGCAAAGGACTATCGTGA
- a CDS encoding TatD family hydrolase encodes MSRTEAPPLPEPLRVPVADSHTHLDMQDGTVEEGLARAAAVNVTTVVQVGCDVKGSRWAAETAAAHPSVHAAVALHPNEAPRIVHGDPDGWSRQGAREGGGAAALQDALAEIDALAALDHVRAVGETGLDYFRTGPEGMAAQEESFRAHIEIAKRHGKALVIHDREAHADVLRILADAGAPERTVFHCYSGDADMARICADAGYFMSFAGNMTFKNAQPLRDALAVAPAELVLVETDAPFLTPAPYRGRPNAPYLIPVTLRAMAAVRGVDEDTLAAAIAENTARAFDY; translated from the coding sequence ATGAGCCGTACCGAAGCCCCGCCGCTGCCCGAGCCCCTACGGGTGCCGGTCGCCGATTCGCACACCCACCTGGACATGCAGGACGGCACCGTCGAGGAGGGCCTGGCCAGGGCCGCCGCGGTGAACGTGACGACCGTGGTCCAGGTGGGCTGCGACGTGAAGGGCTCGCGCTGGGCCGCCGAGACCGCGGCCGCGCACCCCAGCGTGCACGCGGCGGTGGCCCTGCATCCCAACGAGGCGCCGCGCATCGTGCACGGGGATCCGGACGGCTGGTCGCGGCAGGGCGCGCGCGAGGGGGGCGGGGCGGCCGCACTCCAGGACGCCCTCGCCGAGATCGACGCCCTGGCCGCGCTGGACCACGTACGCGCCGTCGGCGAGACCGGACTCGACTACTTCCGGACCGGGCCCGAGGGCATGGCCGCCCAGGAGGAGTCCTTCCGGGCCCACATCGAGATCGCCAAGCGGCACGGCAAGGCGCTCGTCATCCACGATCGCGAGGCGCACGCCGATGTGCTGCGCATCCTCGCGGACGCGGGCGCCCCGGAGCGGACCGTCTTCCACTGCTACTCCGGCGACGCCGACATGGCCCGGATCTGCGCGGACGCCGGGTACTTCATGTCGTTCGCCGGCAACATGACGTTCAAGAACGCCCAGCCGCTGCGCGACGCCCTGGCCGTCGCCCCCGCCGAACTGGTCCTGGTCGAGACGGACGCCCCCTTCCTCACCCCCGCCCCGTACCGCGGACGGCCTAACGCGCCGTATCTGATTCCGGTCACGCTGCGCGCCATGGCGGCCGTCAGGGGAGTCGACGAGGACACCCTGGCGGCGGCGATCGCCGAGAACACCGCGCGCGCGTTCGACTACTGA
- a CDS encoding 4-(cytidine 5'-diphospho)-2-C-methyl-D-erythritol kinase: MSVTVRVPAKVNVQLAVGAARPDGFHDLANLFLAVGLYDEVTVTPAEGLRITCSGPDAAQVPLDATNLAARAAAALAGRHGITPDVHIHIAKDIPVAGGMAGGSADGAGALLACDALWSTGASRDELLAICAELGSDVPFSLVGGAALGVGRGERLTPVEVGGTFHWVFAVADGGLSTPAVYREFDRLTAGTQVPVPAASPALLEALRTGDAATLAGALSNDLQAPALSLRPSLAGTLAAGTTAGALAALVSGSGPTTAFLTEDEASARKVADALTASGTCRTARIAASPAPGATIL, encoded by the coding sequence GTGAGCGTCACCGTCCGGGTACCCGCCAAGGTCAACGTCCAGCTCGCGGTCGGTGCCGCGCGCCCCGACGGCTTCCACGACCTGGCCAACCTCTTCCTCGCCGTCGGTCTGTACGACGAGGTCACCGTCACCCCGGCCGAGGGGCTGCGCATCACCTGCTCGGGGCCCGACGCCGCCCAGGTCCCCCTGGACGCCACCAACCTCGCCGCCCGTGCCGCGGCCGCGCTGGCCGGGCGGCACGGCATCACGCCCGATGTGCACATCCACATCGCCAAGGACATCCCCGTCGCGGGCGGCATGGCGGGCGGCAGCGCCGACGGCGCCGGCGCCCTGCTGGCCTGCGACGCGCTCTGGTCCACCGGCGCCTCGCGCGACGAGCTCCTCGCGATCTGCGCCGAGCTGGGCAGCGACGTGCCGTTCAGCCTGGTCGGCGGGGCGGCCCTCGGGGTCGGCCGCGGTGAGCGGCTGACGCCGGTCGAGGTCGGCGGCACCTTCCACTGGGTGTTCGCGGTCGCCGACGGCGGCCTCTCCACCCCGGCCGTCTACCGCGAGTTCGACCGGCTCACGGCCGGCACGCAGGTGCCCGTGCCCGCCGCCTCACCCGCGCTGCTGGAGGCGCTGCGGACCGGTGACGCCGCCACCCTGGCCGGGGCGCTGAGCAACGACCTCCAGGCCCCGGCCCTGTCGCTGCGGCCCTCGCTGGCAGGCACCCTGGCCGCGGGCACCACCGCGGGCGCCCTGGCCGCGCTGGTCTCGGGCTCCGGCCCGACCACCGCGTTCCTCACCGAGGACGAGGCGTCGGCCCGTAAGGTCGCCGACGCGCTGACCGCCTCCGGGACCTGCCGCACCGCCCGGATCGCCGCGTCCCCGGCCCCGGGCGCCACGATCCTCTGA
- a CDS encoding phospholipid carrier-dependent glycosyltransferase, translating to MTSTAPEARQGQDAGEEHGPEPTSWQQRLRRFGHAPRPGIGLRERLVPPYTRPGSQLWAVLGVPPLLADRLLRWSAWGGPLLVAAVAGVLRFWNLGSPHAVIFDETYYAKDSWALINQGYEGSWPKDVDKLILNDPSRVKIPVDPGYVVHPPVGKWIIGIGEQIFGFTPFGWRFMVAVLGTLSVLMLCRIGRRLFRSTFLGCLAGALLAVDGLHFVMSRTALLDLVLMFFVLASFGCLLIDRDWARRRLAAALPVDEDGVLRPDAGVAEGLRLGWRPWRIAAGISLGLAFATKWNGLYIMVAFGLMTVFWDAGARRTAGAVQPYVAVLKRDLVPAFVSTVPVAVLTYLASWTGWIIHDDPDRHGYYRDWATTDGKGGNWTWLPDWLRSLWHYENQVYDFHVNLTSGHTYQSNPWSWIVLGRPVSYFYEEQNGCTESSTGKCAREVLAIGTPLLWWAACFALLYVLWRWIFRRDWRAGAIACGVAAGWVPWFLYQERTIFLFYAVVFVPFLCLAVSMMIGAMLGPAAGTGTKHELGLAKGDPSGERRRTLGAVAAGVLVLLIVWNFIYFWPLYTGTAIPEDSWRDRMWLDTWI from the coding sequence GTGACGAGTACTGCGCCCGAAGCCCGGCAGGGCCAAGACGCCGGGGAAGAGCACGGCCCGGAGCCGACTTCCTGGCAGCAGCGGCTGCGCCGCTTCGGCCATGCCCCGCGCCCCGGAATCGGGCTGCGCGAGCGGCTGGTTCCGCCGTACACCCGCCCGGGGAGCCAGCTGTGGGCGGTGCTCGGGGTGCCCCCGCTGCTCGCGGACCGGCTGCTGCGCTGGTCGGCGTGGGGCGGTCCGCTGCTGGTGGCGGCGGTCGCCGGGGTGCTGCGGTTCTGGAACCTCGGCAGCCCGCACGCGGTGATATTCGACGAGACGTACTACGCGAAGGACTCCTGGGCGCTCATCAACCAGGGGTACGAGGGCTCGTGGCCCAAGGACGTCGACAAGCTGATCCTGAACGATCCGTCGCGGGTGAAGATCCCGGTGGATCCCGGCTATGTGGTGCACCCGCCGGTCGGCAAGTGGATCATCGGGATCGGTGAGCAGATCTTCGGGTTCACACCGTTCGGCTGGCGGTTCATGGTCGCGGTGCTCGGCACGCTGTCGGTGCTGATGCTGTGCCGGATCGGCCGCCGGCTGTTCCGCTCGACGTTCCTGGGCTGTCTGGCGGGCGCGCTGCTCGCGGTGGACGGGCTGCACTTCGTGATGAGCCGCACCGCGCTGCTCGACCTGGTGCTGATGTTCTTCGTGCTGGCCTCGTTCGGCTGTCTGCTGATCGACCGGGACTGGGCGAGGCGGCGGCTCGCGGCCGCGCTGCCGGTCGACGAGGACGGCGTGCTGCGGCCGGACGCCGGGGTGGCGGAGGGGCTGCGGCTCGGCTGGCGCCCGTGGCGGATCGCCGCCGGGATCTCACTGGGACTGGCCTTCGCCACCAAGTGGAACGGGCTGTACATCATGGTCGCGTTCGGCCTGATGACGGTGTTCTGGGACGCGGGCGCGCGCCGGACGGCGGGCGCGGTGCAGCCGTACGTGGCGGTGCTGAAGCGGGATCTGGTGCCGGCGTTCGTCTCCACGGTGCCGGTCGCGGTCCTCACCTACCTCGCCTCGTGGACCGGCTGGATCATCCACGACGACCCGGACCGGCACGGCTACTACCGGGACTGGGCGACGACCGACGGCAAGGGCGGCAACTGGACCTGGCTGCCGGACTGGCTGCGCAGCCTGTGGCACTACGAGAACCAGGTCTACGACTTCCATGTGAACCTGACGTCCGGTCACACCTACCAGTCCAATCCATGGAGCTGGATCGTGCTGGGCAGGCCCGTCTCGTACTTCTACGAGGAGCAGAACGGCTGCACCGAGTCCTCGACCGGCAAGTGCGCGCGCGAGGTGCTGGCGATCGGCACCCCGCTGCTGTGGTGGGCCGCGTGCTTCGCGCTGCTCTACGTGCTGTGGCGCTGGATCTTCCGCCGCGACTGGCGGGCGGGCGCGATCGCCTGCGGGGTGGCGGCGGGCTGGGTGCCGTGGTTCCTCTACCAGGAACGCACCATTTTCCTTTTCTACGCGGTCGTGTTCGTCCCCTTCCTGTGTCTCGCGGTCTCGATGATGATCGGCGCGATGCTGGGCCCGGCGGCGGGCACCGGGACGAAACACGAACTGGGTCTGGCGAAGGGTGATCCCTCGGGTGAACGGCGCCGGACTTTGGGGGCTGTCGCGGCCGGCGTACTGGTCCTGTTGATTGTCTGGAATTTCATCTACTTCTGGCCGCTGTATACCGGAACCGCGATTCCCGAGGATTCCTGGCGGGACCGCATGTGGCTGGATACCTGGATTTGA
- a CDS encoding ABC-F family ATP-binding cassette domain-containing protein has product MAVNLVNVEQVSKVYGTRALLDGVSLGVSEGDRIGVVGRNGDGKTTLIRMLAKLEEADTGRVTHNGGLRLGVLTQHDSLDPQATIRHEVIGDLADHEWAGSAKIRDVLTGLFGGLDLAGFEQGLDTVIAPLSGGERRRIALAKLLIAEQDLIVLDEPTNHLDVEGISWLAGHLRARRSALVCVTHDRWFLDQVCTRMWDVQRGTVHEYEGGYSDYVFARAERERIAATEEGKRQNLMRKELAWLRRGAPARTSKPRYRIEAANELIADVPPPRDTSALMKFANARLGKTVFDLEDVTVQAGPKTLLTHLTWQLGPGDRIGLVGVNGAGKTSLLRALEQAARTQGDAQPAAGKIVVGKTVKLAYLSQEVAELNPNLRVLEAVQQVRDRVDLGKGREMTAGQLCEQFGFSKEKQWTPVGDLSGGERRRLQILRLLMDEPNVLFLDEPTNDLDIETLTQLEDLLDGWPGSMIVISHDRFFIERTTDRVLALLGDKSLRMLPRGIDEYLERRLQMAGAAVPAAPAASNRAETPAVPAVSPQEARAAKKELQKVERQLDKMSTRETTLHAQIADNATDFEKVAKLDAELRELVSERDVLEMRWLELAEDA; this is encoded by the coding sequence GTGGCCGTCAACCTCGTCAATGTCGAGCAGGTCAGCAAGGTGTACGGCACCCGTGCGCTGCTCGACGGTGTGTCCCTCGGTGTGTCCGAGGGGGACCGGATCGGTGTCGTCGGCCGTAACGGAGACGGCAAGACGACCCTCATCCGGATGCTCGCCAAGCTGGAGGAGGCGGACACCGGCCGCGTCACCCACAACGGCGGACTGCGCCTCGGTGTCCTGACCCAGCACGACTCGCTCGACCCGCAGGCCACCATCCGGCACGAGGTCATCGGCGATCTCGCCGACCACGAGTGGGCGGGCAGCGCCAAGATCCGCGATGTGCTGACCGGACTCTTCGGCGGTCTCGACCTGGCCGGCTTCGAGCAGGGCCTGGACACCGTCATCGCCCCGCTCTCCGGTGGCGAACGCCGCCGGATCGCGCTCGCCAAGCTGCTCATCGCCGAACAGGACCTGATCGTCCTCGACGAGCCGACCAACCACCTCGACGTCGAGGGCATCTCCTGGCTGGCCGGCCATCTGCGCGCCCGCCGCTCCGCCCTGGTCTGCGTCACCCACGACCGGTGGTTCCTCGACCAGGTCTGCACCCGCATGTGGGACGTCCAGCGCGGCACGGTCCACGAGTACGAGGGCGGCTACAGCGACTACGTCTTCGCCCGCGCCGAGCGCGAGCGGATCGCCGCCACCGAGGAGGGCAAGCGGCAGAACCTGATGCGCAAGGAGCTGGCCTGGCTGCGGCGCGGCGCCCCCGCCCGTACGTCCAAGCCGCGCTACCGCATCGAGGCGGCCAACGAGCTGATCGCCGATGTGCCGCCGCCGCGCGACACCAGCGCGCTGATGAAGTTCGCCAACGCCCGGCTCGGCAAGACCGTCTTCGACCTGGAGGACGTGACCGTCCAGGCCGGCCCCAAGACGCTGCTCACCCACCTCACCTGGCAGCTCGGTCCCGGCGACCGCATCGGCCTGGTCGGGGTCAACGGCGCGGGCAAGACCTCGCTGCTGCGGGCGCTGGAACAGGCGGCCCGCACCCAGGGCGACGCGCAGCCCGCCGCCGGGAAGATCGTCGTCGGCAAGACCGTGAAGCTGGCCTACCTCTCCCAGGAGGTCGCGGAGCTCAACCCGAACCTCCGGGTGCTGGAGGCCGTGCAGCAGGTGCGCGACCGGGTCGACCTCGGCAAGGGCCGGGAGATGACCGCGGGCCAGCTCTGCGAGCAGTTCGGCTTCTCCAAGGAGAAGCAGTGGACGCCGGTCGGGGACCTCTCCGGTGGTGAGCGGCGCCGGCTCCAGATCCTGCGCCTGCTGATGGACGAGCCGAACGTCCTCTTCCTCGACGAGCCCACCAACGACCTCGACATCGAGACCCTGACCCAGCTGGAGGACCTGCTCGACGGCTGGCCCGGGTCGATGATCGTGATCTCCCACGACCGGTTCTTCATCGAGCGGACCACGGACCGGGTGCTGGCGCTCCTGGGCGACAAGTCGCTGCGGATGCTGCCGCGCGGCATCGACGAGTACCTGGAGCGCAGGCTGCAGATGGCCGGCGCCGCCGTGCCCGCCGCACCCGCCGCCTCCAACCGGGCCGAGACCCCGGCCGTGCCGGCCGTCTCGCCGCAGGAGGCGCGCGCGGCGAAGAAGGAGCTGCAGAAGGTCGAGCGTCAGCTCGACAAGATGTCGACCCGCGAGACGACGCTGCACGCCCAGATCGCCGACAACGCCACGGACTTCGAGAAGGTCGCGAAGCTCGACGCCGAACTGCGCGAACTGGTCTCGGAGCGCGATGTGCTGGAGATGCGCTGGCTGGAGCTGGCCGAGGACGCCTGA
- a CDS encoding penicillin-binding transpeptidase domain-containing protein — MRSGVKVAVIGGVFAVVVGGVGYGAYNVLDGLGDSGVGGGTDTKATSSEVKTGPVTKDEIADTSKKFLAAWAKGDSLVASELTNNKGDAEPALAGYSESAHVTKAVITPGPATGSKVPYTVKATVSYKGATKSWSYASELTVVRGLTTGKALVDWLPSVIHPDLGRGESLETGESKTASIEAVDRSGKVLTKDKYPSLGGILDELRKKYGQKAGGTIGVETWINSANADGADKTLLTLVKGKPGRVPTTLDANVQAAAESAVKKYEKSSVVAVEPSSGAIRAIANNRADGFDAARLAKVAPGSTMKIVTAAMIIQNGLGSANSPVACPSTVPWEGVTFHNLDDFSMTDGPTLKRAFARSCNTAFIKPILPLGGAKRDTALGNEASQYFGIGRDWQTGIPTWDGEVPPSQGAETAASFIGQGKIQMNPLNMASITATAVNGRFLQPYIVPQSLDNRTFAKASPLPGGVSAQLKEMLHYTATSGEGTATAAMANVGENKGGKTGSAEIDGHATSDSWFTGFSNDLAAAALVQSGGHGGTAAGPVVAEVLRAGP; from the coding sequence ATGCGCAGTGGAGTGAAGGTCGCCGTCATCGGCGGGGTGTTCGCCGTCGTGGTCGGCGGGGTGGGCTACGGGGCGTACAACGTCCTGGACGGGCTCGGCGACAGCGGTGTCGGGGGCGGCACGGACACCAAGGCCACCTCGTCCGAGGTGAAGACGGGTCCGGTCACGAAGGACGAGATAGCCGACACGTCGAAGAAATTCCTCGCGGCGTGGGCGAAGGGCGACTCGCTGGTCGCGTCCGAGCTCACCAACAACAAGGGCGACGCCGAACCCGCGCTGGCCGGCTACAGCGAATCGGCCCACGTCACCAAGGCCGTGATCACTCCCGGCCCGGCGACCGGCTCGAAGGTGCCGTACACGGTCAAGGCGACGGTCTCCTACAAGGGCGCGACGAAGTCCTGGTCGTACGCCTCCGAGCTGACCGTGGTGCGCGGACTGACCACGGGCAAGGCGCTCGTCGACTGGCTGCCCTCCGTCATCCACCCGGACCTCGGCAGGGGCGAGTCGCTGGAGACCGGCGAGTCGAAGACGGCGTCGATCGAGGCGGTCGACCGCAGCGGCAAGGTGCTCACCAAGGACAAGTACCCCTCGCTCGGCGGCATCCTGGACGAGCTGCGCAAGAAGTACGGCCAGAAGGCCGGGGGCACGATCGGCGTCGAGACCTGGATCAACAGCGCGAACGCCGACGGCGCGGACAAGACGCTGCTGACCCTGGTGAAGGGGAAGCCGGGGCGGGTCCCGACCACGCTGGACGCGAACGTGCAGGCGGCGGCGGAGAGTGCGGTGAAGAAGTACGAGAAGTCGTCCGTGGTGGCGGTGGAACCGTCGAGCGGTGCGATCCGGGCCATCGCCAACAACCGGGCGGACGGCTTCGACGCGGCCCGGCTGGCCAAGGTCGCCCCCGGCTCGACGATGAAGATCGTGACGGCCGCGATGATCATCCAGAACGGTCTGGGCAGCGCGAACTCGCCGGTCGCATGCCCTTCAACCGTGCCCTGGGAGGGCGTGACCTTCCACAACCTGGACGACTTCTCGATGACGGACGGCCCCACCCTGAAGCGGGCCTTCGCCAGGTCCTGCAACACGGCCTTCATCAAGCCGATCCTGCCGCTGGGCGGCGCCAAGCGGGACACGGCGCTCGGCAACGAGGCCTCGCAGTACTTCGGGATAGGCCGCGACTGGCAGACCGGCATCCCGACCTGGGACGGCGAGGTGCCCCCGTCACAAGGCGCGGAGACCGCCGCGTCGTTCATCGGCCAGGGCAAGATCCAGATGAACCCGCTGAACATGGCGTCCATCACCGCCACCGCCGTCAACGGCCGTTTCCTTCAGCCCTACATCGTCCCGCAGAGCCTGGACAACCGGACCTTCGCCAAGGCGAGCCCGCTGCCTGGCGGGGTCTCGGCGCAGCTGAAGGAGATGCTGCACTACACCGCGACCAGCGGCGAGGGCACCGCGACCGCCGCCATGGCGAACGTGGGCGAGAACAAGGGCGGCAAGACCGGCTCCGCCGAGATCGACGGACACGCCACCTCCGACAGCTGGTTCACCGGATTCAGCAACGACCTCGCGGCGGCGGCCCTCGTCCAGTCCGGCGGCCACGGCGGGACCGCCGCGGGCCCGGTCGTCGCGGAGGTCCTGCGCGCGGGACCGTGA
- a CDS encoding lipoprotein yields MTGMAVRGLAPVLLAAVALTGCSSESGGGARVDTKPGGTAAGKTAGGSAAKGGTVGGSGSGCELPVVFDLAQHWKAKAVVADEPGSEFAAFSRQGPVAMVCEIDAKPAGHIGFLRVWQGDGKAGTPRQALEGFVKADENASKITYKETTAGKLAVTEVGYTVYSKVMEESRPARAFAVATPDGPVVVHLGGLDAQEHQGMLPAFELAERSVRLG; encoded by the coding sequence ATGACAGGTATGGCGGTACGCGGGCTGGCGCCCGTCCTGCTGGCGGCCGTGGCGCTGACCGGCTGTTCGTCGGAGTCCGGCGGCGGTGCGCGGGTGGACACGAAGCCGGGCGGCACGGCGGCGGGGAAGACGGCCGGGGGCTCCGCGGCCAAGGGGGGCACGGTCGGGGGCTCCGGTTCCGGGTGCGAGCTGCCCGTCGTCTTCGATCTGGCGCAGCACTGGAAGGCGAAGGCCGTGGTGGCGGACGAGCCGGGCTCGGAGTTCGCCGCGTTCAGCCGGCAGGGCCCGGTCGCCATGGTCTGCGAGATCGACGCGAAGCCCGCCGGGCACATCGGGTTCCTGCGGGTGTGGCAGGGCGACGGCAAGGCCGGCACCCCGCGCCAGGCGCTGGAGGGCTTCGTGAAGGCCGACGAGAACGCCTCGAAGATCACGTACAAGGAGACGACGGCCGGGAAGCTCGCCGTGACCGAGGTGGGCTACACCGTCTACAGCAAGGTCATGGAGGAGTCGCGCCCGGCCCGGGCCTTCGCCGTCGCCACCCCGGACGGACCGGTCGTGGTGCATCTGGGCGGGCTGGACGCGCAGGAGCACCAGGGGATGCTGCCGGCCTTCGAGCTGGCGGAGCGGAGCGTGCGGCTCGGCTGA